The Lolium rigidum isolate FL_2022 chromosome 1, APGP_CSIRO_Lrig_0.1, whole genome shotgun sequence region CCACGACACGGTGAGGTGAGATGGGTACCCTCCTCCCTCCACGGCCGACGCCTTCCACCGTCCGTCCGCCTCTCCCCGCCACTCGTCTTCTCCTTCTCCCGGAGCACCACCGTGCGCAGGTCGCCGCCCCGTCCTTCTCGTCTCACCAGGTCCGTCTCCTCCCCTCCATATTCCTCCTGCAGCCAACTCCCTCTCTTTCTTGAAGCTCACCTCGACTCTCTTCCCCCGGCACGCCCGCAGACGCCGGCGCAGCTGCACGCCGTGCCCCGTCCGAGAACCGCCTCGCCTGATGCCGACGACGCCGCGGCCCTCATGGTCGCGCGCGCGGAGGCGGGAGACTTCGCGCGCGCGCAGTCCATCTGGGCGCAGCTCCTGCTCAGCTCGGCCGCGCCGTGCCTCGCCGCCGCGGCGCCCCGCCTCCTCCCGGCGTACGCGCGCCTGGGCCGCTACGACGAGGTCCTCCTCGCCGTGCGGGAGCTCTCGGCGCGGGACCCCGCGCAGGCGCAGTCCCTCTACCCGCTCGCCGTCTCCTGCCtcggcgccgccggcgagctggCGCTCATGGAGGCCGCGCTCAAGGAGATGTCCCGCGCGGGGCTCCGCGTCGACTCCGCCACGGGCAACGCCTTCGTGCGCCACTACGCGGCCTCCGGCACCGTCTGGGAGACGGAGGCGGCGGTCGGCCGGCTCAGGAAGACCGGCCTGCtcatctccgccgacgccatccgcGCCGTCGCGTCCGCGTACCTCGCGCGGCGCGAGCACTACAGGCTCGGCGAGTTCGTGCGCGGCCTCGGCCTCGGCCGCCGCAACGCCGGCAACCTGCTCTGGAACCTctacctcctctccttcgcggccAACTTCAAGATGAAGTCCCTGCAGCGCGCCTTCCTGGAGATGGCCGACGCCGGGTTCCGGCCGGACGTCACCACCTTCAACATCCGCGCCGCCGCATTCTCCAAGATGTGCATGTTCTGGGACCTCCACCTCACCGCCGACCACATGCGCCGCGACGGCGTCGTGCCGGACCTCGTCACGCACGGCTGCTTCGTGGATGCGTACATGGAGCGCCGGCTCGCGCGCAACCTCTCCTTCGCGTTCCGCCGGCTCGACGGCGCCGGCGAGCCCGTCGTGGCCACGGACGGTATCGTGTTCGAGGCGTTCGGCAAAGGGGGTTTCCACGCCACCTCAGAGGCCGTGCTGGAGGCCGCCGGCGGGAAACGCCGGTGGACGTACTATAGCCTGCTCGGCATCTACCTGAAGAAACAGCACAGGAGAAACCAAATCTTCTGGAACTACTGATCTTGATCAGTGCAACAATAGTGCAGTGTATTTAGATGCTGGCTCAATGTACACGGTGATGAATGTTATGCTTAGAAAACAAAATCACACATGTGCTGGAACCATGGAAGAGTTTTGGTAATATCATACTACTACACAAAATGATTTATAACCGCTTATAAGTTACACAACATTGGTACCAATTGTTCACAGATTCTGAATTGCTAGCTGCTACAAATCTACATATCCTCAAAGTGATGATCCTATGCTTGGAAACTATATCATAGATGTAACGGAACTGTAGAAGAGTTTTGGTGAGATCATACAAAAACTGACTTATAACCTCCTACAAGTTACAATGTTGGCATCAATTGTTCACAGATTCTGAATTACTAGCTGCTACAAATCTACAACCTCACAATCACAAAGGAAACCTCGCAACTCCCCTAATTCTGAGTTTCATGATATGGCACTCCATAAACACTAACATGAGCTTAGCCACATCTCATATCGAGCGATTCAGCTTACATAAGTGACATGTCCAGATAACAGAGAGACCATCACACTAGGTAGGAAGACATGACATTCCAGCTAATTTTCATGTGAGCGGGCATTGGCGCGATGAACCTTAGGAGGTTGGGCTTCTCCTTGGACCATGGAGTACCATTAGCGTGCCACTCTCCCGTGTTACTCAGGAACTTCGCGATGTTAGGGACCACCATCTCCCGGCAATGCAGGTGCAGCAACGGGACTTTAGAGAGAACACTGCCCTTCTGAACCTCCAAGCCTTCAGGACGCCTCAGCTTGTATGGTTCCCCGGTGAAGGGCTCAAAGTCCGGCTGGGGATTCTGCTTCCACCTTTGGTGCACAAACCACCCATATTTGTAATCTCCAACGATGGGAGTGCCTAAGGCTTCTGCACAGTGGACTCGGAGCTGCAGAGGGGCAGAATAGTGAGACTGATGACTTCAGTTGAAAAAAATCGATAACAAATACAAGACATGTGAATATATTCTACACGTTACAATAAACTCAGGCATTTTAAGATAAATATGCAACAATATGTACGGCGTATCCATAATATCAAATGTGCTAACATCTTCATAAATTTTACAGAAAGGTGTTCAACAGAATTAGGTATTGTAAGAGTACCTGATGCTTCCGCCCTGTTAATGGGCGTAACTCAATCCAGGAGCAGCCATTGATGGTGGGTCCCATCACCCGATACTGGGTTACAGCTTCTTGTGCACCATCTATGCCAGAGGGATGTGCTAGAATGACCCTCTCAGCTTTGCCATCATCAAGAAGTACCTAGTTCACCAAGAGAGAAATTAGGACCTATGACAAAGCTTGCGATAAACCAAATGAACTGTTACTACATGTTGTTTCAATTCGTGGCAAGGGGCAAAGGATGCAGCAACTGTGATGGTTGATGAGAGTGCTGATGATGACTACATCTTCTAGATGATACAATGGTTGAAGTAACAATAGAAAATGATCTTATATAGCAAATTTAAAAAATGATCAAATGTTTTCCTTAGTAAAATACATGAGAAAATACCTTTGTTAGAGGAGCATATATAACTCCTTCGCTCTCTTTAGGCGCCCCGATGACCAATGCCCAGTATCTCTGCAAGTATGATTCACAGGCAGTATTCCATGTCTACAAGATCCATAGAAAATATAAGACATCATCAGGGTATTATCACAAAAAAAAGCGTGCTATTTTAGATGGAACCCAACTTGCGAAGTAGCAAAAATCATGAATTTAGGTTAACCTGCGAAGCTGTTTTTGCTAATTTGATGCTAGTGAAGAGCCAGTGCAATCGGGTAtagctttctcttgttctccccaTCAACATCAACCCACTAGTATCTCTGTCCAGTCGATGGACCTGCACTTACAAACAAAGGAAGAAAATTAGAAGAGAGAGCTTAAGATTATACATGATATCCCAAAATAATGAGAACCAGTCTTACCAATTTTGGACCCTCTTCATTTCCATATTTAAGTGCTGCTGCTGCAAGCACGTCCATACTATTATGTACAGGCAAATGCCCCTTCATGGGCACTTTTGGGGGCTTGTTAAGCACAAGTATGGCTGAGTCCTAAAATTTAGAAATTTCAGCATACTAGGATGAATGTAAATCAGGAATAATAAAATCACCAAACTCTGGATGACACACTCAAATGATGACAATGTGACGCCTTTCATCAATAGACACGGTCAATAAGCAACTTATGAATGCCACTTTTACAGTACTGTTAAAGTAATATAACATGTGACAGACACTGATTTACACATATCACAATCCTGTATGTGCAAGTTAGTTTACCGCACCACTGACAATACATAGCGTCAGAGGCTTACACAACTGCCCACAGAAAAGCTTTTGTTACGGCAGTAATTACGCAAGCAACTGATCAGAAAACAACATACAACAAACAATTACCTTGTAGATGACAAGCCTTTTCAAGTACTCAATCTCATCTCTATTGGGATGCAATGACGCAGAGGGAATGGTCTCATACCGCTTCTTTATCTCGGCCTCAGCCACAGACACAGGAAGATGAATTCTCATGCCAGGCTCCATCACTTCATGATGCTTGATCTGCACCAAACTGCTGAGCATATTTACTTCATTCACATAATACGACAAGATTTCCCTAAAAGTAAGGAAAAAGAGCAGCATGGGGTTTTCATTATATACCTTTTTTAGAAGATGCTTCTGGCTCCGAATGCACTCCCCTGAAACCTCCTGCTCTGAGCACTCAGCGAAAACCTGGTCAAACGATAGCAGCTCGTTTCGTCTCAGATAGAAAAATGAACCTAAATATAGTGTGAACTGGTTCTGAATTGAGAGAAGCTAACAACAAGAAGCTTTTCAACATGGAAAACTGTTGACAAAGCAAATGAATTATGTCTCAACGGCATAAATGCATAGTATATGATCATTAACACAAATCTTCATCCTAATATTATCAGTCTTGCAAAGGACCGTGTGGGGCACTGTACCTAGTCGAGTTGGCTGCTGTGATAAAGGAGATACATGACCAAGGTATGAGAGGAGAATGAGGCAAGGTTGTACTTAAAGGGGATGGAGGGCGAACGGTAGGGATATCAAAGAACTAGAATCCGAAACCCCTTCCAGCCATAGCCTTCGCATGCCCACCCTCGCCCACATCTCAGCATCTTTCCATCTTGCTTTTGTACACCTGGCTCGCAACGAAACCCACCAAGGTCCTCACAGAACAATCATCAGCAGTTCAGCACCAGGCATTAGGTTGGCAAAACTGTTTGCCTGACAGAATTCTTTGGGAAAAAGGGTATCCGACCATCAGATGATCGGACATTGCAGTTCACCACTACAATAGTCACACATGAAACAAGCAATTCACGGGGCAGGAAAAACAATAATCCAACTCTTGTGGCATGGTATCACTAACTGAACCAACCAACCACCGAAACTGATAAAATGATCGGTACAGTACAGAGGAAGGAGGCGGGGCAGCAGTACGCACCTGCCTCTTGTTGAAGTGCGCCTGCACGACCTCCTGCGGCACGTCGTCGAAGCAGTGCTTCACCCAGCTCACCGCCGTCACGCGCCGCGGCGCCACCTTCCTCCCGGCGAGCGGGTCGGCCCCGGCGGGGAACGGCGGCAGGGAGAGCAGCTGCCGCGGCTTCGGCCCGGGCTTGGGCGCGCCGAGGCGGGCCACGTTGTTGCTGTCCACGCGCACCA contains the following coding sequences:
- the LOC124678470 gene encoding LOW QUALITY PROTEIN: pentatricopeptide repeat-containing protein At3g42630-like (The sequence of the model RefSeq protein was modified relative to this genomic sequence to represent the inferred CDS: deleted 1 base in 1 codon) translates to MGTLLPPRPTPSTVRPPLPATRLLLLPEHHRAQVAAPSFSSHQVRLSPPYSSCSQLPLFLEAHLDSLPPARPQTPAQLHAVPRPRTASPDADDAAALMVARAEAGDFARAQSIWAQLLLSSAAPCLAAAAPRLLPAYARLGRYDEVLLAVRELSARDPAQAQSLYPLAVSCLGAAGELALMEAALKEMSRAGLRVDSATGNAFVRHYAASGTVWETEAAVGRLRKTGLLISADAIRAVASAYLARREHYRLGEFVRGLGLGRRNAGNLLWNLYLLSFAANFKMKSLQRAFLEMADAGFRPDVTTFNIRAAAFSKMCMFWDLHLTADHMRRDGVVPDLVTHGCFVDAYMERRLARNLSFAFRRLDGAGEPVVATDGIVFEAFGKGGFHATSEAVLEAAGGKRRWTYYSLLGIYLKKQHRRNQIFWNY
- the LOC124649510 gene encoding RNA pseudouridine synthase 3, mitochondrial-like, yielding MLRRRLGPCPWPALSRRLSRLAPPAPAAVVRVDSNNVARLGAPKPGPKPRQLLSLPPFPAGADPLAGRKVAPRRVTAVSWVKHCFDDVPQEVVQAHFNKRQVFAECSEQEVSGECIRSQKHLLKKIKHHEVMEPGMRIHLPVSVAEAEIKKRYETIPSASLHPNRDEIEYLKRLVIYKDSAILVLNKPPKVPMKGHLPVHNSMDVLAAAALKYGNEEGPKLVHRLDRDTSGLMLMGRTRESYTRLHWLFTSIKLAKTASQTWNTACESYLQRYWALVIGAPKESEGVIYAPLTKVLLDDGKAERVILAHPSGIDGAQEAVTQYRVMGPTINGCSWIELRPLTGRKHQLRVHCAEALGTPIVGDYKYGWFVHQRWKQNPQPDFEPFTGEPYKLRRPEGLEVQKGSVLSKVPLLHLHCREMVVPNIAKFLSNTGEWHANGTPWSKEKPNLLRFIAPMPAHMKISWNVMSSYLV